A stretch of DNA from Gemmatimonadales bacterium:
CCGCGCTCGACGTCCTGAACCTGAACCTCTCCACCCTTTCGCCGAGCCAGCGCGCCACGCAGGTGCGTATCTACCGGCGCCGCAGCACCCTGGGCCGCACCGCCGCCGAGCAGAACCTCGGCGGGATCGAGGCGGTGGCGGTCCGAGACGACAGCCCGCAGCGCGCCGGGCCCTTCGTCTGGGAGCAGCTTCAGGAGGGCAGGGACTATTATCTCGACCAGTCGGGTCTCTGGTTCGCGCTGACGAACCGGCTCGACCAGAACGACTTCCTCGCCGTCTCGTACGTGACCGCCGCCGGCGACACGGTGGGGACGTTCCCGGCCGTGTCCGTGGAAGGACGCGTCGACACGCTCCGCCTGATCTACGAGCCGCGGCGCGCCGCGGACGTGCCCACCTTCCGTTACGAGATGCGCAACGTCTACCGGGTGGGGGGCGTGGACGACGTGGTCCGCGAGTCGTCGCGCCTCCAGATCGTGGTGAACGAGTCGGAGCGGCCTGCCTCCGGTGCGGCCACCTTCCTGTCGCTGCTCGGGTTGGCCCAGGAGAGCGACCCCACGACCTTCGACCAGTACAACCGGCTGTTCCCGCGCCAGCGGGACCCCGCGGGCGGCGCGCCGGTGCGCGACCTTTTCGTCGTCTTCCCGCACCTGACGCCGTTCGCGGACAGCAGCCGCCTGCCGGCCCAGTTCCGCACCGACTCGCTCTACCGGACGCCGTCGTACCTGCTGCGCACCCAAGGCCCTGCGCCGCTCTACGCCATGCGGCTCAACTACGATGCGCGGGGCGGTGAGGACCGCAGCAGGCTCTCGGTGGGCGGCTTCCAGATCCGGGAGGGCAGCGAGAAGATCATCGCGAACGGGCGCACGCTGGTCCGCAACACCGACTACACCATCAACTACGAGATAGGAGAGGTCCAGTTCGTCGCGCCCGATGCGTTGTTCGCGCAGACCACGCAGGTCACGGTGCAGTACGAGGAGAACCCGGCGTTCGCGATCGCGCCGACCTCCATCTACGGGCTCCAGACCCGGTACGATTTCGGCGACCACGGAACCCTGTCGGTCATCGGGCTCCTCCAGCGCGAGCGGACCACCTTCACTCGGCCGCCGCTCGGGTTCGAGCCGTCATCGAGCTTCATCGCGGGCGTTTCGGGGAACTTCCGCTTCGAGCCGCGGAGGCTGACCCGCCTCATCGATGCGCTGCCGCTCATCGAGACCGACGTGCCGTCGCGCATCACCGTCGACGCTGAGCTCGCCACCTCGAGGCCGTCCCCCAACCAGCTGGGCGTCGCGTACGTCGAGACCTTCGAGGGAGAGGGCGGCACCTTCATCCCGCTCAGCGAGAATTTGTGGGAGTACGGCAGCCGCCCCGCCTCGGCCCGCGGGCTCGGCGGAGGCGGAGTGGACCCGGTCACCGGCTTCGCGGACGCCGACGCGTCGCCGCTCATCTGGCAGAACCTGATCGGCGTGGTCGGCGACCGCACGCTCCAACTACGGTCGCGCGACATCGACCCCTCGATAGTCGTGCAGGGAGCCGGCGAGTCGGCGGAAACGGTGCTCTGGCTGACGCTCCACCCCGACACCGTCGGGGGAGCGGCCGACAGCGTTGGACGGGCGCGCTGGCTCGTTCCCCATACTCCGGGGCCCCGCTGGCGCTCGATCTCCCAGGCGCTGTCGGCCACCGGCGTCGACCTCTCGCGCACCGAGTTCCTGGAGTTCTGGGTGCTCGATCCCGGAGATATCGCCCGCACCGCCGGAGCCACCATCGCGCTCGACTTCGGGACCGTCCACGAGGACGCGGTGGACTTCCTGCCGACCGGATTCCGGGTGAGCGGGCGGGACACCGTGTACACCGGCCGCCGCCGCGCCGGGGAAGGTCGCCTCGACACCGAGCGCGACCCGCTCACCAACGCCTTCAACGCCGCGCTCGACGACAACGGGATCCTGGGCGATGTCGCCGACAGCATCCGCAACGAGGACACCGGCGAGATGGTCCGCGACCTGCCGATCTGCCGCTCCGCGCTCGGGCAGCAGCTGGTGGTGTACGACTGGGGCAATCTCGCCGTCCACTGCACCCGGCGGAACGGGTCGGTGGACACCGAGGACCTGAACAACGACCAGAACCTCGACACGCTGATCACCGCCCCGGCGGAGAGCTACTTCCGCTATGTGTTCCCGGTGGGCGACAGCCGCTACTTCGTGCGCGACGGCAGGTCCCTCGCGGGGGAGGGTTCCACCACCGTCGGCACCTGGAAGCTGTACCGCATCCCCTTCCGCGCCGACACCTTGCAGATCGGCCTCCCCGATATCCGCCAGGTCCGCGCGCTGAGGATGACGGTGACCGTCCCGGACCAGCCGCAGGCCGAGCAGCGCCTGTTCCTGGCGCTGGCCCGCGCGAAGCTGGTCGGGGCGCCGTGGGTTAAGCGCGCCGGCTCGCCGATCACCGGCCTGGCCGGGTCCCGCGGTCTCACCCACGGCGAAGTGATCGCGAGCGTCGTCACCACCGAGAACCGCGCCGACCTCGGCTACACACCGCCGCCCGGCGTGACGGACCTGGGTGCGAGCCGCGGCGGGAACTTCCAGGTCGGCGCTACCGAGATCAACGAGAAATCGCTGCGGCTCATCGGGTACGACGTCCGCGCGGGCGAGCGCGCCGAGGCGTTCTTCCGCTTCCCCGAGGGCGACCGGAACTTCCTTGGCTACCGGCAGCTGCGGGTGTGGGCGCGCGGGCGGGGCAGCGGGTGGGACAACGGCCAGCTCGCCTTCTACGTGAAGGTGGCCCAGGACGAGAACAACTTCTACCTGTATCGCGCCGGCGCCCGCACCACGACCTGGGAACCGGAGGTGGTGGTGGACTTCAACCGCTGGCTCCAGCTGCGCGCGCAGATTGAGGCGCGCTACCTGAGCGGCCTGCCGCCCGATACGGCGGCCACGCGGCGGTGCGGCGGCGATACCCTCGCGTACGTCGCGTGCGACCCGCAACGCACCTACGTGGTCCACGTGCGCAACCCGGGCGTCGCGCCGCCCAACCTCTCCCGCGTTCACGAGCTGGCGGTAGGCTTCGTGCGGGACAGCGGCCTGGCGCAGGACAGCGCCGAGGTGTGGGTGGACGACATCCGTCTCACCCAGGTCGTGAACGACGCGGGGTACGCGGGCGCCGTGAACCTGCGCATCTCGGTCGCCGACGTGGCCGACTTCGCGGTATCCGCGACCCGGAAGGACGCGCAGTTCCGCCAGCTGGGCGATGAGCCGTCGTACGTCACTTCCAACAACTTCGCTCTGGCCGGCACGGTGCGGCTCGAGCGACTGGGGCTGGAGCCTCTGGGGGTCAGCGCACCGTTCACCTTCCGCAGCGATCGTTCCGGGAGCGATCCGTATTTCCTGAACCGCACCGACGTCCTGGCCGGCGGGCTCGGCGACCTCCGGCGCCCCCATCAGTCCAGCTCCTCGTACAGCCTCTCGCTAAGGCGCACCCGGCGCGGCACCCAGTGGTGGCAGCGCGCCTTCGTGGACAACCTCGGCCTGAACGGCGCGTGGTCGAGCGGTTCCTCCACCAGCGAACTGTCGCGATCGGGAAGCCGGCTGGTGAGCGTCCGCGGCGACTACGCGGTGCAGCCCGCGCCACGCGGCGTGCGCGTCGTGCCCGGTTTCGTGCGGCGCCTGCTGGGGGGCCTGCCGGGGTTCGCGCGGCGCACCGACCTGGTCCGCGGGTTGATGGACGGGCGCCTTCGCTGGACGCCGACTGCGATCCAGGTGACCGCCGACCTCGCGCGGAGCCGAACCACGCGGGAGACGTTCCGCGCCCCCATTCGGACCCCGGGCGACACGCTGAATCCTGCCGTTGTGAACCAGACCGCCTCGCTTCGAACCACGGCGCGGCTCAACACGAGCCCTTTCGGCGCGGCCTCGTCACTGGGCTTCGACGTCTCGACCGACCGCGACCTCCGGAACTACGGGGACACCACCACGATCGGCGTGCTGGCGAGGCAGAGCCGTGGCCGGTTGCTGGGTCTCGACGTCGGCTTCGAGCGCTCCCGCACTCTGGCGACGCGCTTCAACTACGCGCCGCGACTCCTCTCGTGGCTGTCGCCGCGCGTCGGCATGTCGTCCACCTTCGGCATCACGCGCGACGCGAACGGCCGCGAGCCCGAGCGCAGCGGTGACTCGACCGGCGCGTTCCGCCTGCCCACCGCGTTCGCCAACTCGCGCGCCGCCGACGTCGGTGTGACGCTCGACTTCTCGAACGCGCTGCGCGGTCTCGTCCGAGACTCGGCCACCCGGCGCGTCCTCGATCGCTTCCGGCCCATCGAGTACAGCAACCACCTCGACTGGAGATCCCAGTTCGACCGACCGGGGTTCGATCCCGATCTCTCGTACCAGCTCGGCTTCGGCGGCCAGTCCGCGTTCCGCCGGCAGCGGGATCGCATCGCCACTTCCGCGTCGGAGTCCCGCCAGAACCGGCTGAGCTCCGCGCTGCGCCTCCCGCTCGGCCTCGCGGTGGACGGGACGTACGAGGACCGCACCACGCTCGTCTGGTCGCAGCGCGGGACCGGACAGCAGGAGACGCGCACCGCCGAGACGCGGTGGCCCCAGGTGACAGGCCGCTGGGTGTACACGCCGCGCAGCGGCATCCGCCGGGTGATCACGAGCGTCAACGCGAGCGCCGGCATCGCCAAGGCGCGGTCCGAGACCGTCCAGCCGCCGCTCAGCTTGACCGTTGGAGGGGAGGAGGTGACGACGGGCGGCGTGCGCAGCAGCCAGGAGAACCGCTCGACGCCGCTCTCGCTGGGCATCAGCTGGGCCGCGCGGATCGTGACCAGCCTGTCCACGTCGGTGGAGCGCGTGCGCTCGGAACGGTCGAGCAACCTGACCTTCACCGACCGCCGCCGATCCAGCGCGGATCTCTCGTTCTCATTCCGCACGCCGCAGCAGCTGCTGCCCCTTCCCTCCGACATACGGACCTCGCTCCAGCTCCAGAACACGGGGAGCAAGGTGTGCATCCAGCGGGCCGGCACGGCCGACTGCGTGCCCGTCGTTGACTCGCGGCGCCGCGAGTACAACCTCCGCCTGGACACCGAGCTGCCGCCACAAGTAACGGCGGGGCTGTCGGTGGGCTACGTTTTGAGCGACGACCGGCACGCCAACCGCAAGTTCTCGCAGCTCGTGGTCACGGCCAACGTGACGGTGTCCTTCTCCGCGGGGGAGATCCGATGACGCGCAGCGCCCTGATGGGCTTCCTGACGCTGGCAGCCGCCTGCCGAGGCGGGTCGTCACAGGCCTCGCAGCGCTTCGACGGCGCCCAGGCCATGCGCTGGGTGGTGCACCAGGTGGCGGCCGGGCCGCGCGTGCCGGGAACCGTTGGCCACCGGACCATCGGCGAGTGGATGGAAGCCGAGCTGCGTCGCACCGCTGACTCGGTGGAGGTCCAGGCTTTCGACCACGTGACGGCCGGCGGAGACACGCTCCACCTCCGGAACATCATCGCGCGCTTCCGCCCGCAGGACCCGAACCGCGTTCTCTACGTCACCCACTGGGACACGCGCCCCACCGCGGACCAGGAATCCGACCCGGCCAGGCGCAACCTGCCGATCCCCGGAGCCAACGACGGGGCGTCGGGCGTCGCCGTGATGCTCGGCGTCGCGGCGGAGCTCAAAGCCCGGCCGCCCACCCTGGGCGTGGACATCGTCTTCGTGGACGGCGAGGACTACGGAAGCTTCGACGGCGAGGACGTGCTCATCGGCTCGCGGTACTTCGCGCGGCACCTGCCGCAAGGCTACCGCCCCCTGTTCGCCGTGGTCTGGGACATGGTCGGCGACCGGGACCAGCGGTTCGAGCAGGAAGGCTACTCGCTCGACCGCGCCCCTGAAGTGGTCGAGCGGGTATGGCGGACCGCGGAGGAGATCGGCCTCGGCCGCGTGTTCCGGCCCCGGCGCGGCATCGCCCTGACCGACGACCACATCCCGCTCCTCGAGGCGGGGATTCGCGCGATAAATGTCATCGACTTCGACTACCAGCCCTACTGGCATACCACCCAGGACACGCCCGACAAGCTCTCGGCCGAGTCGCTCGCCAACGTAGGACGCCTCGCGCTCGCCCTGGTGCGCTGAAAAACGGTACGGCGGCGCTCAGTTTTGCGCCGCCCTTCCGCCGCCGGTTCGCTAGCTTGGCCACATGTTCACCAAGGACGAGCGCCGCGCGCTCCTCTACCTGGCCGTGGTAGCCGCGGCTGGCGGTGTCCTGCGCGTTGTCCGCTCACCGGCGGACGCGCCGGGAGCCTCGATGGTGGCCCCGGACCTCCCCGGCGACGACCTGGCGCGGCAGGCCGAGCTGGTGCGCGAGGCCACGATCCTCGCCCGGCCGCTCCGGCCCGGGGAGCGAATAGACATGGACCGGGCGAGCGCCAGGGAGATCGAGCGGCTGCCCCGCGTCGGCCCGTCGCTGGCGCGCCGCATCGTGGAGGACCGGGACAGCTTGGGCCCCTTCGGGTCGCTCGAGGTTCTGGGGCGGGTCCTGGGCGTGGGTCCGGGGCTTCTGCGCGCCGTCGAGCGTTCGGTCACGTTTTCGGGCACGCCGCGGCCGGGGCCCGCGGCGCCGGCTGCCGGCACCACCGTGGCGCGACCACTCGGCGCCAAGGCCCGCGGGAGCGGATGCACCACGTCCGGGCCGGTGCCGATCAACCGCGCCACGGCCGCCGAGCTCGAGTGTCTGCCCGGCATCGGGCCGTCGCTCGCGGCGCGCATCGTGGAGGATCGCACCCGCCGCGGTCCGTTTCGCGAAGTGAAAGAGCTGGAACGTGTTGCGGGCATCGGCCCCGCGCTCACGCGGCGCCTCGCGGCGCGCCTCTCCGCGCCTTGACAGGGGGTGGGCCGCCCGTAGTATTCCCCTTTCACCCATTCCTTCAATCGGCTCCCGGCACATGTCTGCACCTGCTCCTGCTCCTGGCGACCGGCTCGGCGACTTGCTCATCAAAGAAGGGCTGATCACCAAAGAGCAGCTCGAGAAGGCGCTTGCCGAACAACGCCAGAACGGCACCCGGATCGGCTTCAACCTCGTCAAGCTCGGCTTCGTCCAGGAGACCGAGATCACCAAGATGCTGGCCCGGCAGTACCGCATGCCGGCGGTGGACCTGGCCCGGTTCGAAGTCGACCCCAAGATCGTCAAGTTGATCCCCGCCGACATCGCCCTGAAGCACCTGGTGCTGCCGCTAAAGCGCGAGGGGCGCACCCTGACGGTGGCGATGGCGGACCCCACCAACATGGGGGTCATAGACGACCTCAAGTTCATCACCCGCTACGACATCTTCCCGGTCATCGCCGGCGAGTACACGCTGCGCGGCGCGCTGGACAAGCACTACGAGCAGGCGGACGCCCAGCTCGACACCATCCTGAAGGACATGGATGCGCAGGCCGATGAGGAGTTGGAAGTCCTCCAGGAGCAGGAAGAGGAAGCGGCGCCCACGACGGTCTCCGACGACGCGCCGGTGGTGAAGCTGATCAACGCCATCCTCACCGACGCCGTGAAGCGTGGCGCCTCGGACATCCACATCGAGCCGTTCGAGCACGAGATCCGGGTCCGCTACCGGATAGACGGCGAGCTGTCGGAGGTGATGAAGCCGCCGCTCAAGCTCAAGGCGGCGCTCACCTCGCGCATCAAGATCATGTCGTCGCTGAACATCGCCGAGCGGCGGGTCCCGCAGGACGGCCGCATCAAGCTCAAGATGGGCAAGCGGGTCATCGATTACCGGGTGTCCATCTGCCCGGTCCTGTTCGGCGAGAAGATCGTGATGCGGATCCTCGACAAGGGCAACCTGACGCTCGACCTTTCGAAGTTCGGGTTCGAGCCCAAGGCGGAGGCCGACCTGTTGAAGGCCATCCTGAACCCGTACGGAATGGTCCTGGTGACCGGGCCGACGGGGTCGGGGAAGACGACGACGCTGTACTCGGCGCTCTCGCGCGTCAACACGATGGAAGTCAACATCATGACCGCTGAGGACCCGGTCGAGTACAACCTGATGGGGATCAACCAGGTCCTGGTCCGGAACGAGATCGGGATGACGTTCGCGGCGGCGCTGAAAGCGTTCCTGCGCCAGGACCCGAACATCATCATGGTGGGGGAGATCCGCGACATCGAGACCGGCGGCATCGCTATCAAGGCGGCGCTCACGGGCCACCTGGTGCTCTCGACGCTGCACACCAATGACGCGCCGTCCACCATCACCCGCATGATCGACATGGGGATCGAGCCGTTCAACGTCTCCTCCGCGGTGAACCTGATCGTGGCGCAGCGGCTGGTGCGGCGGATCTGCAAGGAGTGCAAGGCGGAGGTGAAGTACGACGCGCTCGAGCTCAAGGCCCTCGGGACCACCGAGAAGGAGTGGGACGGGG
This window harbors:
- the sprA gene encoding cell surface protein SprA, yielding MTRTLVAITLLASLAAPPAIAQQPDSLPGVRSMRLRRDTLRVAVPPVLVGAGRAVAPRPDPDALARAWADSVAARLAVRADARWRVGIGGGDTSLLLVPRLPGLAPFDPLLAPQPASRNPLVLSQYAELGFQLNARFEARLDRLRNLRCTASEANQVASGCRGGFTPPRLEPQFNVRTGGVVGQRVHLNVDYDSEREFDASNNIQVYYQGLEDEILQRVQVGNVTFTAPSSRFITGGIPANNFGFLLEGQFGALDWTAIFAQQKGNVVRGRTFTVGERTVQPLDREVVDRDFEPLRFFFVTDPSALPAYPALDVLNLNLSTLSPSQRATQVRIYRRRSTLGRTAAEQNLGGIEAVAVRDDSPQRAGPFVWEQLQEGRDYYLDQSGLWFALTNRLDQNDFLAVSYVTAAGDTVGTFPAVSVEGRVDTLRLIYEPRRAADVPTFRYEMRNVYRVGGVDDVVRESSRLQIVVNESERPASGAATFLSLLGLAQESDPTTFDQYNRLFPRQRDPAGGAPVRDLFVVFPHLTPFADSSRLPAQFRTDSLYRTPSYLLRTQGPAPLYAMRLNYDARGGEDRSRLSVGGFQIREGSEKIIANGRTLVRNTDYTINYEIGEVQFVAPDALFAQTTQVTVQYEENPAFAIAPTSIYGLQTRYDFGDHGTLSVIGLLQRERTTFTRPPLGFEPSSSFIAGVSGNFRFEPRRLTRLIDALPLIETDVPSRITVDAELATSRPSPNQLGVAYVETFEGEGGTFIPLSENLWEYGSRPASARGLGGGGVDPVTGFADADASPLIWQNLIGVVGDRTLQLRSRDIDPSIVVQGAGESAETVLWLTLHPDTVGGAADSVGRARWLVPHTPGPRWRSISQALSATGVDLSRTEFLEFWVLDPGDIARTAGATIALDFGTVHEDAVDFLPTGFRVSGRDTVYTGRRRAGEGRLDTERDPLTNAFNAALDDNGILGDVADSIRNEDTGEMVRDLPICRSALGQQLVVYDWGNLAVHCTRRNGSVDTEDLNNDQNLDTLITAPAESYFRYVFPVGDSRYFVRDGRSLAGEGSTTVGTWKLYRIPFRADTLQIGLPDIRQVRALRMTVTVPDQPQAEQRLFLALARAKLVGAPWVKRAGSPITGLAGSRGLTHGEVIASVVTTENRADLGYTPPPGVTDLGASRGGNFQVGATEINEKSLRLIGYDVRAGERAEAFFRFPEGDRNFLGYRQLRVWARGRGSGWDNGQLAFYVKVAQDENNFYLYRAGARTTTWEPEVVVDFNRWLQLRAQIEARYLSGLPPDTAATRRCGGDTLAYVACDPQRTYVVHVRNPGVAPPNLSRVHELAVGFVRDSGLAQDSAEVWVDDIRLTQVVNDAGYAGAVNLRISVADVADFAVSATRKDAQFRQLGDEPSYVTSNNFALAGTVRLERLGLEPLGVSAPFTFRSDRSGSDPYFLNRTDVLAGGLGDLRRPHQSSSSYSLSLRRTRRGTQWWQRAFVDNLGLNGAWSSGSSTSELSRSGSRLVSVRGDYAVQPAPRGVRVVPGFVRRLLGGLPGFARRTDLVRGLMDGRLRWTPTAIQVTADLARSRTTRETFRAPIRTPGDTLNPAVVNQTASLRTTARLNTSPFGAASSLGFDVSTDRDLRNYGDTTTIGVLARQSRGRLLGLDVGFERSRTLATRFNYAPRLLSWLSPRVGMSSTFGITRDANGREPERSGDSTGAFRLPTAFANSRAADVGVTLDFSNALRGLVRDSATRRVLDRFRPIEYSNHLDWRSQFDRPGFDPDLSYQLGFGGQSAFRRQRDRIATSASESRQNRLSSALRLPLGLAVDGTYEDRTTLVWSQRGTGQQETRTAETRWPQVTGRWVYTPRSGIRRVITSVNASAGIAKARSETVQPPLSLTVGGEEVTTGGVRSSQENRSTPLSLGISWAARIVTSLSTSVERVRSERSSNLTFTDRRRSSADLSFSFRTPQQLLPLPSDIRTSLQLQNTGSKVCIQRAGTADCVPVVDSRRREYNLRLDTELPPQVTAGLSVGYVLSDDRHANRKFSQLVVTANVTVSFSAGEIR
- a CDS encoding helix-hairpin-helix domain-containing protein, coding for MFTKDERRALLYLAVVAAAGGVLRVVRSPADAPGASMVAPDLPGDDLARQAELVREATILARPLRPGERIDMDRASAREIERLPRVGPSLARRIVEDRDSLGPFGSLEVLGRVLGVGPGLLRAVERSVTFSGTPRPGPAAPAAGTTVARPLGAKARGSGCTTSGPVPINRATAAELECLPGIGPSLAARIVEDRTRRGPFREVKELERVAGIGPALTRRLAARLSAP
- the pilB gene encoding type IV-A pilus assembly ATPase PilB produces the protein MLIKEGLITKEQLEKALAEQRQNGTRIGFNLVKLGFVQETEITKMLARQYRMPAVDLARFEVDPKIVKLIPADIALKHLVLPLKREGRTLTVAMADPTNMGVIDDLKFITRYDIFPVIAGEYTLRGALDKHYEQADAQLDTILKDMDAQADEELEVLQEQEEEAAPTTVSDDAPVVKLINAILTDAVKRGASDIHIEPFEHEIRVRYRIDGELSEVMKPPLKLKAALTSRIKIMSSLNIAERRVPQDGRIKLKMGKRVIDYRVSICPVLFGEKIVMRILDKGNLTLDLSKFGFEPKAEADLLKAILNPYGMVLVTGPTGSGKTTTLYSALSRVNTMEVNIMTAEDPVEYNLMGINQVLVRNEIGMTFAAALKAFLRQDPNIIMVGEIRDIETGGIAIKAALTGHLVLSTLHTNDAPSTITRMIDMGIEPFNVSSAVNLIVAQRLVRRICKECKAEVKYDALELKALGTTEKEWDGVTFYRGKGCETCGGSGYKGRAGLYEVMALSPELRRMILRGSSTAELSEQAVKDGMLTLRMDGIVKIKKGATTLEEVVKETAAG
- a CDS encoding M28 family peptidase, with amino-acid sequence MTRSALMGFLTLAAACRGGSSQASQRFDGAQAMRWVVHQVAAGPRVPGTVGHRTIGEWMEAELRRTADSVEVQAFDHVTAGGDTLHLRNIIARFRPQDPNRVLYVTHWDTRPTADQESDPARRNLPIPGANDGASGVAVMLGVAAELKARPPTLGVDIVFVDGEDYGSFDGEDVLIGSRYFARHLPQGYRPLFAVVWDMVGDRDQRFEQEGYSLDRAPEVVERVWRTAEEIGLGRVFRPRRGIALTDDHIPLLEAGIRAINVIDFDYQPYWHTTQDTPDKLSAESLANVGRLALALVR